DNA sequence from the Candidatus Poribacteria bacterium genome:
TCCATCGCACCGATATCCCGAAACGCAGTGAAAAACTGCCGAATTATCAAACACATAAGCATACGTTGTATGGCAAACAAGAAGGTTTGTGTAATGGCTGCCAAACGCAGTTTCCGTTTCGCAACATGACAGTAGACCATATCGTACCCCGTAAGCACGGCGGCACTGACGCTCTTGATAACTTGCAGTTGCTGTGTGGTGCATGTAACTCAACCAAAGGCACAGGGACACAAGCAGGATTGCTGGCGAAACTACAAGAACAAGGGATTCTCTAATTCAAAAACGCGGAGAATTATTTATGAGTGAAACAAGAAAAGTTGTGATGATGAATGAGGCAGGACGTATCTGGACAGAGGAGCAGGAAACGCCTGCACCGAAACCCGGACAGTTGTTGATTGAAGTTCGCGCCTCGATGGTAAGTCCTGGGACGGAACTCGGTGGTGTCAAACGACGGCGCGAGACTCCAGGTTCCGAAGTGCGACAGCGGCCATTCGGATATACCAACGCCGGTGTCGTTGTCGGTAAGGAAGGCGATTGCGATGAATTTGAGATCGGCGATAGGGTGGCTGGTATGGGCGGTGGCTACGCACTCCACGCCACGTACGCTTGTGTACCGCACAACTTATGCGCGAAGGTTCCCGATGCTGTCGCTGATGAGGAAGCCGCTTCTATTCATCTTGCTGCAACGGCATTGCATGCCGTGCAACGCGGGCGTATCCGTATCGGTGAAAACGTTGTCGTCGCTGGACTGGGTATCGTTGGGCAATTTGCGTGCCAGATCGCCAAAACCGCGGGTGCTTACGTTATCGGTTTAGACCAGTTGCCGTTACGGATAGACATTGCTGAGAAAGCCGGTGTACACCGCGCGATAAACGTATCTGAAACGGACCCGATTCCCATCTCAACGGAATTCACCAACGGCTACGGCATGGATTGTGGGATTATCGCCTTCGGTGGGGATGCGACGAGCGCGTTTCAGCAGATCCGAGCGATGCTGAAGACTGCACCGGATACACACAAAGTTGGACGGATTGTTATCGTTGGGGGCGCGAACATTACACACGGTTTCGCAGCAGGACTCGGCAATGTGGACGTTATCAGTGCTGCACGTACCGGACCCGGCTACCACGACGAGGATTATGAACACGGCGCGGATTATCCACCGGTGTTCGTCCCGTGGCCCACACAACGCAACTTGGAATTATCACTGCGGTTGATGTCCGAAGGCAAAATTCAGGTGAATCCTTTGATTACGGATGTTGTACCGATTGACCAAGCCGCTGAGGCATGTGAGAAATTAATCCAAACGCCGAATGAGGCGTTGGGTGTCGTCTTCTCAATGTAATACCAAATCTGAAAAAATCGCATTTCAGAGATTTTGAAGCACTTATGAATGCCGCATATCCAAGGCGCAATGAATTGCGCCACTACGAACGGGTCTTTTGTTAAAGAAAGGTGATTATTCGGAATATGGAAATTAGGGGAGCGCGTGAATCAGAGTTAGAGCAGGTTGTTGAACTTTGCTGCATATCATTTAACCCCGATGGACATGAACGCTATTGGCAGTATGTCAGAGGAGATAGCAGCTATAGGCTTCCGCAGACCCGTGTCGTTGTGGTGAACGACACGGTTGTATCAACCTTGCGCGTCTGGGAACGGCGGATGCAGGTCGGTGCATCCCTCGTAACAATGGGTGGCATCGGTGGTGTCTGTACCCATCCGAATTACCGCGGTGTCGGCTACGCGTCTGCCCTTATGCGCGATACAATCGACTATCTGCGGACAACGGGGTGTGATCTCGGCGTGCTGTTTACGATTATTCCAGAGACATTTTACCAGCGATTGGGATGGACATCTTTGCCGCTACACGGCTTCAATATAACGTACAACACCTCAACGCGCGAGACAGATTCATCGGGGTGGCAGGTAACCGATTTTAACTCAGAAACGGATTTGGACGCGGTTGCAGCACTGTACGATCTCACCAACGCCGAACAGAGCGGAACTATTGCCCGGACACGCGCCTATTGGGATATGGCACCCTCACGCATCCGTGGCGTTCTTCCCACCGTCATTGCACATCAAAATGGACATATCGGTGGGTATCTCAACTATGAAATAGAAGGAAAGCGTGTTGAGGTGCGCGAAGTCGGATACGCACCCGATAATCCGCTGGTTTTGGATGCACTTGTATCCCATTTTTGGCAGACGTGTGAAGCACAAGGGGTTGAGGAAATAGGTGGTAGATTCCCTTCTCAGCATCCGTTTGCAGAACGCCTAATAGCAAGATGCAACGGTCGGGTAACCCCGACGGAATACACTGCGATGATGCTCTATGCTGTGCACTTGCCAGTGCTTTTGCGCCGCCTTGTCGTCGGG
Encoded proteins:
- a CDS encoding zinc-binding alcohol dehydrogenase: MSETRKVVMMNEAGRIWTEEQETPAPKPGQLLIEVRASMVSPGTELGGVKRRRETPGSEVRQRPFGYTNAGVVVGKEGDCDEFEIGDRVAGMGGGYALHATYACVPHNLCAKVPDAVADEEAASIHLAATALHAVQRGRIRIGENVVVAGLGIVGQFACQIAKTAGAYVIGLDQLPLRIDIAEKAGVHRAINVSETDPIPISTEFTNGYGMDCGIIAFGGDATSAFQQIRAMLKTAPDTHKVGRIVIVGGANITHGFAAGLGNVDVISAARTGPGYHDEDYEHGADYPPVFVPWPTQRNLELSLRLMSEGKIQVNPLITDVVPIDQAAEACEKLIQTPNEALGVVFSM
- a CDS encoding GNAT family N-acetyltransferase encodes the protein MEIRGARESELEQVVELCCISFNPDGHERYWQYVRGDSSYRLPQTRVVVVNDTVVSTLRVWERRMQVGASLVTMGGIGGVCTHPNYRGVGYASALMRDTIDYLRTTGCDLGVLFTIIPETFYQRLGWTSLPLHGFNITYNTSTRETDSSGWQVTDFNSETDLDAVAALYDLTNAEQSGTIARTRAYWDMAPSRIRGVLPTVIAHQNGHIGGYLNYEIEGKRVEVREVGYAPDNPLVLDALVSHFWQTCEAQGVEEIGGRFPSQHPFAERLIARCNGRVTPTEYTAMMLYAVHLPVLLRRLVVGWESRIADAEEMFPPLAVKLPVFNNQQIVLRHNADGTLQIVPEDADAVDLGVDLSEADFWQLLFGEIGWEQVSPDALVSPEISAFLEMLFPKRDVIFWAPDQY